Genomic segment of Pontibacter liquoris:
TGATGTTGATCTGGTCGGGCACGATCTGGGCGTTGGGAATCAGGTCCTGTATCTGGTTGAGTATCTGCTGGGCCTCTACGCGGCTGAAAAAATCGCCGAACTTGAGGCGAAAGTTAGGCTGCTGGTAGGTCAGGTAATCTTTTTCGTCCGGCACCCGCCCGATAATGGCTTTGCGCAGGTTCATTACGGCCTGGCGCTCAGAGCCATTATAAGCCAGTATGCGATAGCCTTGGGCATACTTGATATTCCTGTTTACGGCGGCTACGGTGTCCATCAGCACGGCTACCTGGTCGTTTACCTGGTGCGTGGGAGCCAGCTTTGCAGCGGCGCCTTCTGCAGGCAACGGGTATTTGGGGCGGTACTGGCTCAGGTCTTCTTTTAC
This window contains:
- a CDS encoding sporulation protein, with the translated sequence MNRIASILLPLVLVFTMSCASSAGRAGSETGTGKGNSTEKVKEDLSQYRPKYPLPAEGAAAKLAPTHQVNDQVAVLMDTVAAVNRNIKYAQGYRILAYNGSERQAVMNLRKAIIGRVPDEKDYLTYQQPNFRLKFGDFFSRVEAQQILNQIQDLIPNAQIVPDQININKRH